In Treponema sp. OMZ 798, the following proteins share a genomic window:
- the deoD gene encoding purine-nucleoside phosphorylase, which yields MSIHIAAKQGEIADKILLPGDPLRAEFVANNFLENPQCYNKVRGMLGFTGTYKGVRVSVQGTGMGQPSFSIYANELFSEYGVQKAIRIGTAGALQKDIGLRDVVLAMSASTDSGINTHRFRGCHYAPTADWKLLKNAYDHAQKMGVNPLVGSIASSDVFYDDLETWKMWAAYGVLAVEMEAAELYTLAAKYKRQALAVLTISDNVVTHEQTSAEERQTTFKTMMEIALEAIIA from the coding sequence ATGAGTATTCATATAGCTGCAAAACAAGGCGAAATTGCCGATAAAATTCTTTTACCGGGGGACCCTCTGAGGGCCGAATTCGTTGCAAACAATTTTTTGGAAAACCCTCAATGTTATAACAAGGTGAGGGGGATGTTGGGCTTTACCGGAACCTATAAGGGAGTAAGGGTTTCTGTTCAGGGAACAGGAATGGGTCAGCCTTCTTTTTCAATCTACGCAAATGAACTGTTTAGCGAGTACGGGGTACAAAAAGCTATCCGTATCGGAACTGCCGGAGCCTTGCAAAAGGATATAGGTTTGAGGGATGTAGTTTTGGCTATGTCGGCCTCTACCGATTCCGGAATTAATACGCACCGTTTTAGGGGCTGCCACTATGCTCCCACCGCCGACTGGAAGCTGCTGAAAAACGCCTATGACCATGCCCAAAAGATGGGTGTCAATCCCTTGGTCGGGTCGATTGCAAGTTCCGATGTTTTTTATGATGATCTTGAAACATGGAAGATGTGGGCTGCGTACGGGGTTTTGGCTGTAGAAATGGAAGCGGCCGAGCTTTATACCCTTGCGGCTAAGTACAAAAGACAGGCCCTTGCCGTTCTTACTATTTCGGATAATGTTGTTACCCATGAGCAGACAAGTGCCGAGGAGCGGCAAACTACCTTTAAAACCATGATGGAAATTGCTCTGGAGGCAATAATAGCTTAA
- the ftsH gene encoding ATP-dependent zinc metalloprotease FtsH, producing the protein MSKNNDDKNQNDPFNFFNFGPDSDGDDKKAPKKPFFSLWLLAPLVVVIFILINQLMVLNSSALIPFSEFKDRITSGQIKKVVLGPVYFTGYTSIQDEEPSNTSLFSFLSVQKSNNEYTTVGIYTSEFLQLLDEHHVVYHIKPKEKSYLVELLLQWVLPFLLIFLVWRAIMRRMTKGMGGLGGSIFSPGQARSAAIDEGKVETRFKDVAGVDEAKEELMEVVDFLKYPQKYTEIGGKIPRGVLLVGPPGTGKTLLARAVAGEAGVPFFRISGSDFVEMFVGVGASRVRDLFRQAREKAPCIIFIDELDAIGKSRHNSYSSNDEREQTLNQLLVEMDGFDNKTGLILLAATNRPDVLDPALLRPGRFDRQVVVDRPDVKGREQILKLHAENVKLDASADLASIARITAGCSGADLANIINEAALLAVRGKRKTVIMTDLDEAVEKAMIGLQKKSRVIREEERRVIAYHETGHAIVGSFTEGADKVHKVTIVPRGTSTLGYTFHIPEDDKHIVTEKQLLAEIDVLLGGRAAEQVKFNMVSTGAANDLSRATDIARSIITDYGMSSKFKNVALSKRGAGYLGDNEPQLVREYAETTQQYIDEEIAKIINTRYEVVIKMLNDKKHLLEKIAVTLLEKETIENEEFDAIIAEEKTPQLFDKEDEEGVESSSVGL; encoded by the coding sequence ATGAGTAAAAATAACGACGATAAAAACCAAAATGATCCCTTTAATTTTTTTAACTTCGGGCCGGATTCCGACGGAGACGATAAAAAGGCTCCCAAAAAGCCTTTTTTTTCTTTATGGCTTTTAGCGCCCCTTGTAGTTGTCATTTTTATCTTAATTAATCAGTTAATGGTTCTCAATAGTTCTGCTCTTATTCCTTTTTCGGAATTTAAAGATAGAATTACTTCGGGACAGATAAAAAAAGTTGTTTTAGGCCCTGTTTATTTTACGGGATACACAAGCATACAGGATGAAGAGCCTTCCAATACGTCCCTTTTTTCGTTTTTATCGGTACAAAAAAGTAATAATGAATATACGACTGTCGGTATTTACACCTCTGAGTTTTTACAGCTCTTGGACGAGCATCATGTGGTTTATCACATAAAGCCCAAAGAAAAAAGCTACCTCGTTGAGCTTCTTTTACAATGGGTGCTTCCCTTCCTTTTAATATTTCTTGTTTGGCGTGCCATTATGAGGCGGATGACCAAGGGTATGGGCGGTTTGGGCGGAAGTATTTTTTCTCCCGGGCAGGCTAGAAGTGCCGCAATAGACGAGGGAAAAGTCGAAACCCGCTTTAAGGATGTTGCAGGTGTAGATGAGGCCAAAGAAGAATTAATGGAAGTTGTAGACTTCTTAAAATATCCGCAAAAATATACCGAAATAGGCGGAAAGATTCCGCGGGGCGTTCTTTTGGTAGGCCCTCCCGGAACGGGAAAAACCCTTCTTGCACGGGCAGTCGCAGGGGAAGCAGGAGTTCCCTTCTTTAGGATAAGCGGTTCCGACTTTGTCGAGATGTTTGTCGGTGTAGGAGCTTCCCGTGTGCGTGACCTTTTTAGGCAGGCTCGCGAAAAAGCCCCCTGTATTATCTTTATAGACGAATTGGATGCCATCGGAAAGTCGCGCCATAATTCTTACAGCTCAAACGATGAGCGTGAGCAGACCCTCAATCAACTCTTGGTTGAGATGGACGGCTTTGACAATAAGACCGGCTTGATTCTTTTAGCCGCCACCAACCGCCCCGATGTTTTGGATCCGGCTCTTTTGCGTCCCGGCCGCTTTGACAGGCAGGTTGTAGTTGACCGCCCGGATGTTAAGGGTAGGGAGCAGATTCTTAAACTCCATGCAGAAAACGTAAAATTAGATGCCTCGGCTGATCTTGCTTCAATCGCCCGCATTACGGCAGGCTGTTCGGGTGCCGACCTTGCAAATATCATCAACGAAGCGGCTCTTTTGGCTGTAAGAGGCAAGAGAAAGACCGTCATAATGACCGACTTGGATGAGGCTGTCGAAAAGGCTATGATAGGCTTACAGAAAAAATCCCGAGTAATCCGCGAAGAAGAGCGGAGGGTAATTGCCTATCACGAAACCGGCCACGCCATTGTGGGCAGCTTTACCGAGGGTGCAGACAAGGTTCATAAGGTTACGATTGTTCCGCGGGGAACTTCCACCTTGGGCTATACTTTCCATATTCCTGAGGACGATAAACACATTGTTACCGAAAAGCAGCTTTTGGCCGAAATAGATGTTCTCTTAGGAGGACGGGCTGCCGAACAGGTAAAATTCAATATGGTTTCTACCGGAGCTGCAAACGACCTTTCCCGTGCAACCGACATTGCCCGAAGCATTATTACCGACTACGGTATGAGCTCTAAGTTTAAAAACGTCGCTTTAAGCAAGAGGGGGGCAGGCTACCTAGGAGACAATGAACCGCAATTGGTTCGCGAATATGCAGAAACAACCCAGCAGTACATTGATGAAGAAATCGCAAAGATAATCAATACCCGCTACGAGGTTGTTATAAAAATGCTTAACGACAAAAAGCATCTTTTAGAAAAGATAGCCGTAACTCTTTTAGAAAAAGAAACCATAGAGAACGAAGAATTTGATGCAATAATTGCAGAAGAGAAGACCCCTCAGCTTTTTGACAAGGAAGATGAGGAAGGTGTCGAGTCTTCTTCTGTAGGCTTGTAA
- a CDS encoding RND family transporter — MKKKTKHIFSTKNFYKHPITMLITILAITLFFGLQIIRLNFDNNNFRFIPKNDPSRISAKKIADIFGEDVPILIGIERRFSTIVDKEFLDEIRRLDEKLKEIDLVKNTVLITDTTHIDIGEEGIVSEPIIPADFLGTEEEIKAVKHKLRSWDMYERSLVSEDLHATQILVFLNITNEESGSPATIAACRKIMKLTEAWNFPDSKIYLTGAPIFNEIVNEATAHDLSFLVPLVIIVVLGVLFLSFRRFTGVFLPLLTVICSVIWSLGAMALFNVPLSILSTILPIILIAVGSAYGIHVINHYYDEVVQDDSISKEEHKRQVVKALSEVIRPVFLAALTTFAGFVSFCFTSVVPIFEFGIFASFGVAAAFLISITLIPGILILRGPKKPSMRWANKKDNTGGLDRGIANTFVLIVEHYRSVILFAGLIVILSGLGLKKLVIDNVLMEYFDKDVAVIQSDVFMRKQFGGSKLLEMVIKAKDGSAVLRPDILKAIDDLSFFLEEEIDDVGKVTSIVPLIKRLNQVYNADESPDGIKAADINEAEASDDFGSFEDFGDFENFEENSDDADTQVAENDSKTKKQYSQEEIMAMLNEAANKRAKKNLSAEELVYELEKKLNYKGLAYYEIPADPKKYGKNSQEELSALMQNYLILLGKNTEGFLDNNTDPKTLKVNIQLRTVGQQDTDRVLEEINEFVRLKFPEDIIAETGGFVLVEKTLNKLVVESQLISVGVSLFIVFVILSIYYRSAFAGLFGILPLALSILINFGIMGTLGIKLNIGTAMVASFAIGIGVDYTIHFLAAYHKCFLKTKGSGQFLYLTFLGSGKAILFNAVSVGAGFAVLMLSKFNMLSELGFLIALIMITSSLGSLTILPVLLNLVKPKFIRKLLPVDIKELKNEYPFNEEKDTEEV; from the coding sequence ATGAAAAAAAAGACAAAGCACATATTTTCTACAAAAAACTTTTATAAACATCCCATAACAATGCTTATAACGATTCTTGCAATCACTTTATTTTTCGGTCTTCAGATAATAAGGCTGAATTTTGATAATAATAACTTCCGCTTCATCCCTAAAAATGACCCGTCCCGCATAAGTGCAAAAAAGATTGCGGATATTTTTGGGGAAGATGTTCCGATTTTAATAGGCATAGAGCGCCGTTTTTCTACCATTGTAGACAAAGAATTTTTAGATGAAATACGAAGGCTGGATGAAAAGCTAAAAGAAATTGATTTGGTAAAAAACACGGTCTTGATAACTGACACAACTCACATAGATATAGGCGAGGAAGGAATTGTAAGTGAACCGATTATACCTGCCGATTTTTTAGGTACGGAAGAAGAAATTAAGGCCGTTAAACACAAGCTCCGCAGTTGGGACATGTATGAAAGAAGCCTTGTTTCTGAAGATTTACATGCAACTCAAATCCTTGTTTTTCTTAATATAACGAATGAAGAAAGCGGCTCTCCCGCAACTATTGCTGCCTGCCGTAAAATTATGAAACTGACAGAGGCTTGGAATTTTCCCGATTCAAAAATTTATTTAACCGGAGCCCCTATTTTTAACGAGATAGTAAATGAGGCGACAGCCCATGATTTAAGCTTTTTGGTCCCTCTGGTTATCATCGTTGTTTTGGGAGTCCTATTTCTTTCTTTTAGAAGGTTTACCGGTGTTTTTCTGCCGTTATTGACGGTTATATGTTCCGTAATCTGGTCGCTCGGAGCTATGGCTCTTTTTAATGTTCCCTTATCGATTCTTTCTACAATTTTACCGATTATTTTGATTGCCGTAGGTTCGGCTTATGGAATCCATGTTATCAACCACTACTATGATGAAGTCGTTCAAGATGATTCTATTTCAAAGGAAGAACATAAAAGGCAGGTCGTAAAGGCCTTAAGCGAGGTTATAAGGCCGGTTTTTTTAGCAGCCCTTACAACATTCGCAGGCTTTGTTTCCTTTTGCTTTACCTCCGTTGTTCCTATTTTCGAGTTCGGTATCTTTGCAAGCTTCGGCGTAGCAGCGGCCTTTTTAATATCCATAACCTTAATACCCGGTATTTTAATATTGCGGGGACCGAAAAAGCCTTCAATGCGATGGGCAAACAAAAAAGATAATACCGGGGGCTTGGACCGCGGTATAGCAAACACCTTTGTTCTTATTGTAGAACATTACCGCTCGGTAATTCTTTTTGCAGGGCTTATAGTTATTCTTTCAGGACTTGGACTAAAAAAACTTGTTATCGATAACGTGTTAATGGAGTACTTTGACAAGGATGTAGCAGTCATTCAATCCGATGTATTTATGCGTAAACAATTCGGCGGTTCAAAGCTCCTTGAAATGGTAATTAAGGCTAAGGACGGATCCGCTGTTTTACGTCCGGATATTTTAAAAGCAATCGACGATCTTTCCTTTTTCTTGGAAGAAGAAATTGATGATGTAGGAAAGGTTACTTCTATTGTGCCCTTAATTAAGCGCTTAAATCAGGTTTACAATGCAGATGAGTCCCCCGATGGAATAAAAGCCGCAGATATAAATGAGGCGGAGGCTTCAGACGATTTCGGCAGTTTTGAAGACTTCGGCGACTTTGAAAATTTTGAAGAAAACTCAGATGACGCTGATACTCAAGTTGCAGAAAATGATTCTAAAACTAAAAAGCAATACAGCCAAGAAGAAATTATGGCTATGCTGAACGAAGCAGCAAACAAAAGAGCAAAAAAGAATCTTTCTGCCGAAGAGTTGGTTTACGAATTAGAAAAAAAATTAAACTACAAGGGCCTTGCCTACTATGAAATTCCAGCAGATCCTAAAAAATACGGAAAAAATTCTCAAGAAGAGCTTTCAGCCTTAATGCAAAACTATCTGATTCTTTTAGGAAAAAACACGGAAGGCTTTTTAGATAATAACACCGATCCTAAAACATTAAAAGTAAACATCCAGCTCCGTACCGTAGGACAACAGGATACTGACAGGGTTCTGGAAGAAATTAACGAATTTGTACGCCTCAAATTTCCTGAAGATATAATCGCTGAAACAGGCGGCTTCGTATTGGTCGAAAAAACCTTAAACAAACTCGTAGTAGAATCCCAGCTTATTTCGGTAGGAGTCTCCTTATTTATAGTTTTTGTAATTCTTTCAATCTATTACAGATCGGCCTTTGCAGGTCTCTTCGGCATCCTTCCTTTGGCACTATCAATTTTAATTAATTTCGGAATAATGGGAACCTTGGGAATAAAGCTCAATATCGGTACCGCAATGGTGGCAAGCTTTGCAATAGGAATAGGAGTTGATTACACCATCCACTTCTTGGCAGCCTATCATAAATGCTTTCTAAAAACAAAGGGCAGCGGGCAATTTTTATATCTAACCTTTTTAGGGTCGGGAAAGGCTATCCTATTCAATGCGGTTTCGGTTGGTGCAGGTTTTGCAGTTTTAATGCTCTCAAAATTTAACATGCTTTCGGAGCTTGGTTTCTTAATTGCCCTGATAATGATAACCAGCTCCCTAGGCAGCTTGACTATTCTCCCTGTTTTATTAAATTTAGTGAAACCAAAGTTTATAAGAAAACTTTTACCTGTAGATATAAAGGAATTAAAAAACGAATATCCTTTTAATGAAGAAAAAGATACGGAGGAAGTATGA
- a CDS encoding methyl-accepting chemotaxis protein, producing the protein MKNQNAPTKKTIVNKVAFKIFVPLFCIALFMLVTIVIILNLSKKSYNMFFEKVETQLLYDKFKQEMKSATEIAVNLIEGIYARTDIGEEEKLALSAEIVRNLRFGTDGYYYAYQNGTGLCRIHGSNKNLEGTSLWDLQNPQKTQYIVRELDAVAKNNTVFLEFYWSKPDAPAGEVFPKLGTAMRIKNTDMWIGTGCYIDTIDRDKQIFAEQFENETQKVFIISLWVFSACLLTLLIAAAILVGRISKPLEKTSTALRNIAEGDGDLRVSLPVSGKDEISDIALYFNQTIEKIAFSLKSVSYNTREMQSIGEELATNMAQTASSINEISANIEGVKQQTLNQASSVNKTAETIDNIINSIQRLNENIETQARHIAQSSSAVEEMTANIASVATTLGKNNTLIKTVYEQTKKGKEGAAGANAVVAQMAEQSASLLEASQIIQNIASQTNLLAMNAAIEAAHAGESGKGFAVVADEIRKLAEESNMQGKQIGEVIKESTRIIENLTIAGAGAEKAFAQVYDLVKEIAQQEDMILAAMQEQEAGSREVLAAIKNINEITESVKGSSEDMFTGGEQVAEEMNRLDSLTRIITDSMNEMVLGSVQINNAVQEVNEITKQNKYRIDALSEEVNKFKID; encoded by the coding sequence ATGAAAAATCAAAATGCCCCCACAAAAAAAACAATCGTTAATAAGGTTGCTTTTAAAATATTTGTACCCTTGTTTTGCATAGCTCTTTTTATGCTTGTAACCATAGTCATCATATTAAACTTGTCCAAAAAATCTTACAATATGTTTTTTGAAAAGGTTGAAACTCAGCTTTTGTATGACAAATTTAAGCAGGAAATGAAGTCTGCCACAGAAATCGCAGTCAATTTGATAGAAGGCATTTATGCCCGAACGGATATCGGCGAAGAAGAAAAACTTGCCCTTTCGGCAGAAATTGTTAGAAATTTAAGATTCGGGACAGACGGATATTATTATGCCTATCAAAACGGAACGGGTCTATGCAGAATTCACGGTTCCAATAAAAATTTGGAAGGAACCAGCCTATGGGATTTACAAAATCCGCAAAAAACTCAGTACATTGTGCGTGAGCTGGATGCAGTAGCTAAAAATAATACCGTATTTTTAGAATTCTATTGGTCAAAGCCGGATGCCCCGGCCGGAGAAGTTTTTCCCAAGCTTGGGACAGCAATGAGAATTAAAAATACCGATATGTGGATAGGTACAGGCTGCTATATAGATACAATAGACAGAGATAAGCAGATTTTTGCAGAGCAATTTGAAAATGAAACTCAAAAAGTCTTTATTATATCTTTATGGGTATTCAGTGCTTGTCTTTTAACCTTACTGATTGCTGCGGCTATTCTTGTAGGACGTATAAGTAAGCCTCTTGAAAAGACATCTACAGCTCTAAGAAATATAGCAGAAGGAGACGGCGATCTAAGAGTTTCTTTACCGGTAAGCGGAAAAGATGAAATAAGCGATATAGCTCTTTACTTTAACCAAACAATCGAAAAAATAGCATTTTCACTTAAATCAGTTTCATACAATACCCGCGAAATGCAGTCGATCGGAGAAGAGCTTGCAACAAACATGGCCCAAACAGCCAGTTCAATAAATGAAATAAGTGCCAATATTGAAGGCGTAAAGCAGCAAACCTTGAATCAAGCCTCAAGCGTAAACAAAACGGCAGAAACTATAGATAATATAATAAACTCTATCCAACGTTTAAACGAGAATATTGAAACTCAGGCAAGACATATCGCTCAATCCTCTTCTGCAGTTGAAGAGATGACGGCAAACATTGCCTCAGTTGCAACTACTTTGGGGAAAAATAATACCCTGATAAAAACCGTATACGAACAAACAAAAAAAGGAAAAGAAGGAGCGGCCGGAGCAAATGCTGTAGTAGCGCAAATGGCAGAACAGTCTGCCTCTCTTCTTGAAGCAAGTCAAATCATCCAAAACATAGCAAGCCAAACAAACCTTTTGGCTATGAATGCGGCTATTGAAGCAGCCCACGCAGGAGAAAGCGGTAAGGGTTTTGCAGTAGTTGCCGATGAAATTCGAAAACTCGCCGAAGAATCGAACATGCAGGGAAAGCAAATCGGTGAGGTTATAAAGGAATCAACCCGCATAATTGAAAATTTAACGATTGCAGGAGCCGGAGCAGAAAAAGCCTTTGCACAAGTTTATGATCTTGTAAAAGAAATCGCACAACAAGAGGATATGATATTAGCCGCCATGCAGGAACAAGAAGCAGGAAGCCGGGAGGTTCTGGCTGCAATAAAAAATATAAATGAAATAACAGAATCCGTAAAGGGAAGCTCTGAGGATATGTTTACAGGCGGAGAACAGGTTGCAGAAGAGATGAACAGACTTGACAGCCTAACCAGAATAATCACAGACAGCATGAACGAAATGGTTTTAGGCTCAGTTCAAATAAACAATGCAGTACAAGAAGTAAATGAAATAACCAAGCAAAACAAATACCGCATTGATGCCTTATCCGAAGAAGTAAATAAATTCAAGATAGACTAA
- a CDS encoding transporter associated domain-containing protein, which produces MQKIKAFFHQQNLRRKAARLAGRIEIVLSFAMLIGILILSIEIFFDLKEMVFAFIYSNKIPSFSEFLSLIFSLVIGLEFVNMLIKHTPGSALEVVLYTIARKIIADHGSMLDALLGVVAIAALFAVKKYLNEGGEYGAGNECDYIVNGGTSIHEINHRLDSDFDEAYGNTVAGYVFNYLKQQGRSPHLGLEVDIGEYKFVIHEMDNDLIRYIKILPIKEHKN; this is translated from the coding sequence ATGCAAAAAATTAAAGCTTTTTTTCATCAACAAAACCTAAGACGAAAAGCGGCAAGGTTGGCAGGACGAATCGAAATTGTTCTATCCTTTGCAATGCTTATTGGAATTTTAATTCTTTCTATCGAAATTTTCTTTGATCTAAAAGAAATGGTATTTGCATTCATTTATAGTAACAAAATTCCTTCATTTTCCGAATTCTTATCATTAATATTTTCTCTTGTAATCGGTCTTGAATTTGTAAACATGCTTATAAAGCATACCCCCGGAAGTGCCCTTGAAGTTGTCCTTTATACCATTGCACGAAAAATTATAGCCGATCACGGCAGTATGCTTGATGCTCTTTTGGGTGTTGTAGCCATTGCAGCCTTGTTTGCCGTAAAAAAATACCTCAATGAAGGCGGAGAATATGGAGCCGGGAATGAATGCGATTATATAGTAAACGGCGGAACAAGTATCCATGAGATAAACCATAGGCTGGACTCGGATTTTGATGAGGCATATGGAAATACTGTTGCAGGTTATGTATTTAACTATCTTAAACAGCAGGGACGTTCTCCTCATCTCGGCTTAGAGGTTGATATTGGAGAATATAAATTTGTAATCCATGAAATGGATAACGACCTGATAAGATATATTAAAATTCTTCCTATAAAAGAACATAAAAATTGA
- a CDS encoding outer membrane lipoprotein-sorting protein, which produces MKKLTLSLIFAIGFCSLVFAQSAEEIAAKTKTKNTASSLGSESSLDMQSDGKTLSTLEIRQYSSLDKNGLQRMFVEIRNPPSYRGSRFLMIEKADGSTDQRMYLAQTKKVQKISAQGSADESFMGSDFSNNDISFMERDTKLDNFKILGEEEYNGKPVYLIESTPKDKNYTYSKTLMRITKDKNLLLKAEFYQGSQLVKTLELYDYKEVNGIMTAHKTKLSTVKTNTSTVITIKRIEYGMKIPDYVFTQKFLETGKK; this is translated from the coding sequence ATGAAAAAACTTACTTTAAGTTTAATTTTTGCTATCGGATTTTGCAGTTTAGTTTTTGCCCAAAGTGCAGAAGAAATCGCAGCTAAAACAAAGACAAAAAACACGGCATCTTCTCTTGGCTCGGAATCAAGCTTGGATATGCAGTCCGACGGAAAAACCCTTTCAACCTTGGAGATTAGGCAATATTCTTCTTTGGATAAAAACGGGTTACAAAGAATGTTTGTCGAAATAAGAAACCCGCCCTCTTATAGAGGTTCAAGATTTTTAATGATTGAAAAAGCCGACGGCTCAACCGACCAGAGAATGTATTTGGCCCAAACAAAAAAGGTCCAAAAGATATCGGCCCAAGGAAGTGCCGATGAGTCCTTTATGGGTTCGGACTTTTCAAATAACGATATTTCGTTTATGGAGAGGGACACAAAGCTCGATAATTTTAAAATCTTAGGCGAGGAAGAATATAACGGCAAGCCTGTTTATCTTATAGAGTCTACGCCCAAGGATAAAAACTACACGTATTCAAAAACTTTAATGCGCATCACAAAGGATAAAAATCTCTTACTCAAGGCAGAATTTTATCAAGGTTCTCAGCTTGTAAAGACTCTTGAACTTTACGATTATAAGGAGGTAAACGGAATAATGACAGCCCATAAAACAAAGCTGTCCACCGTCAAAACGAATACCTCCACCGTTATCACCATAAAAAGAATAGAATACGGCATGAAGATACCCGATTATGTTTTTACGCAAAAGTTCTTGGAAACAGGCAAAAAATAA
- a CDS encoding DUF6110 family protein → MTRWGAFALGVAAGGAAVLLARNANFKKACAKVIGAGLKLKEDAAAFVETVKEDAQDIMAEAAYNKEAAEAK, encoded by the coding sequence ATGACTAGATGGGGAGCTTTTGCACTCGGTGTTGCTGCAGGCGGAGCCGCAGTTCTTTTGGCTCGGAACGCTAATTTTAAAAAGGCTTGTGCCAAGGTAATAGGGGCAGGCTTAAAATTAAAAGAAGATGCTGCTGCCTTTGTTGAAACCGTAAAAGAAGACGCTCAAGATATAATGGCAGAAGCTGCATACAATAAAGAAGCAGCAGAAGCAAAGTAG
- a CDS encoding type II toxin-antitoxin system VapC family toxin, with translation MYLLDTHTLLWFLRNSPQLSKKVLELITTENRIYASIVSLWEIAIKKSIGKLEFEHSIEKIADLCYEKDISLLQIRPKHFDKIIELPNIHNDPFDRLIISQAIIENLVIITKDTIIPKYHVETIW, from the coding sequence ATGTACTTGCTGGATACACATACACTGCTCTGGTTTTTAAGAAATTCTCCTCAGCTATCAAAAAAAGTACTTGAACTAATTACTACAGAAAATAGGATTTATGCCAGCATTGTCTCATTATGGGAAATCGCAATAAAGAAAAGTATCGGAAAACTCGAATTTGAACATTCCATAGAAAAAATAGCGGATTTATGTTATGAGAAAGATATTTCACTATTACAAATTCGGCCCAAACACTTTGACAAAATAATAGAGCTCCCCAATATCCATAATGATCCTTTTGACCGCTTGATTATTTCACAGGCAATCATCGAAAATTTGGTAATTATTACAAAAGACACAATCATTCCTAAATATCATGTAGAAACTATCTGGTAA
- a CDS encoding DUF2281 domain-containing protein produces the protein MPYIALEKKINNLTLEQQQSVFDYVNFLLYQNAAAKNQKNIRRHPGGLEGKFYMAEDFDETPECFKDYI, from the coding sequence ATGCCGTATATCGCTTTGGAAAAAAAGATAAATAACTTGACGCTAGAGCAACAGCAGTCTGTTTTTGATTATGTAAATTTTCTTTTATATCAAAATGCAGCTGCAAAAAATCAAAAAAATATACGCAGACATCCCGGCGGTCTTGAAGGCAAATTTTACATGGCAGAAGATTTTGATGAAACTCCGGAATGCTTTAAGGATTATATTTGA
- a CDS encoding NifU family protein translates to MLVKEEVEKGIALVRPYLQADGGDIELDSVDENGKVYVKLKGACGSCPMAIYTLKMGVEEQLKDMFPEVTEVVAV, encoded by the coding sequence ATGTTGGTTAAAGAAGAAGTCGAAAAAGGCATAGCCTTGGTAAGGCCTTATTTGCAGGCTGACGGCGGAGATATAGAGCTTGATTCTGTTGATGAAAACGGAAAGGTTTATGTTAAGTTAAAGGGTGCCTGCGGCTCATGTCCTATGGCCATCTACACGCTCAAGATGGGCGTTGAAGAACAGCTTAAGGACATGTTCCCCGAAGTTACCGAGGTAGTCGCAGTTTAA